Part of the Catalinimonas alkaloidigena genome is shown below.
TTGAATGAGTTTAAATGCCTGTTGACTGCTATTACAGGCAGACATTAGAATAGCTACAAGGAAAAAGTATAGTAAATGTATTTTCATGTATAAAAGCTGAATTTACTGCCAATATCGTAAAAAAAGGTGAGCAATAATTTTACCTAACTCACTAGCGAATCAACGAATTTATATAAGAAGATCATATGAAAGGTTTGGCAAGTTTTAAGAAAGCTTTATCTTTGCAACTCTAAAAAATCAGAAGGTGTTTTTAAATGCCTTATTACGGGATGTAGCGCAGCCCGGTTAGCGCACCACGTTAGGGACGTGGGGGTCGCTGGTTCGAATCCAGTCATCCCGACTTAGCAAAGAACAAAAGTCGGAAAAACCCCTTAAATCGTATGATTTGAGGGGTTTTTTGTTTTTCTACCCTCCAAATCATGCATACTATTTCAATAAAAATGTGCCTATTTCGTGGCCACCCTGGCGGGGTCTATTTTTTCTACTTACCTTTTAGGTACAGAAATGAGTGTAATGTATTGAAATACAGTTTGTTGCGCTCATAAAAATTAAACTGCTTTAGTTCGTTTTGAACGCTATTTGTGCCTAAATCAAATTTAGGCATACTAAAAGTATCTAAAACCTCTTAAAAAAAAGTAGTATGCGAAGTAACAAAACCTTTGGAATTTCTTTTTTTGTCAAGAAGTACCAAAAAGACAAGAACAACCAAGTGTCTATCTATGTGCGTATCTCAGTGGATGCTAAACGTCTGGATATGTCTATGCAACGAAAAATTGCTTCGGACCGATGGGATGATGTAAGGGGTATGACGCGGGGCTCAAAAGAAGAGATAAAACGACTTAACAATTATCTGGACTAAGCGAAGAGTCAGTTAATTGCCTGTAAAGAATCCTTAGCTAAAGAAAGGAGACTGATCACAGCAGAAGCCATCAAGAACCGTTACCTGGGACAAGACGAACGAGGTAAGACCTTAAAAGAATTGATTGAGTACCATAATGAAGAGATGAAAGACGAACTGGCATATACATCCGGCAGGACAGATTATACTGGCTACCGGAGGCGTGGGCTACTATCAGGAGAAAGGCAGTCCGAAACGAACCCTTGAAAAAGGAGATGTGGTAAAGTGTCCACCCAATGTCCCCCACTGGCATGGGGCAAGTGCGGATCAGGTGTTTATTCAAATCGCAATTACCGGCAGGCAAAATGGTCCTACTGAATGGTTAGAAGTAGTTACTGATGAGGAATATTTGCAGTGATTTCAGGTGGGTTTTCACGCACGATTTTATAGAGTGTAGATTTAGAGATGTGGAACATCTCCAGGATTTCGGCAATGGTGTGATCCTTATCATGATAGAGCTTAACCAATAACTTCTGCTTCTTTTTATCCAGGGAAGGAGGGCGGCCACCCATTCTTCCTCTGGCTCTTGCAGACAATAAGCCAGCCTGAGTTCTTTCCCGGATCAGATTACGCTCAAATTCTGCAAGAGCTCCGAACATATGGAAAATCAGTTTTCCTCCGGAAGTAATGGTATCTATAGATTCTTGCAGGCTCTTGAAAGCGATACCCTCACTTTCCAACCAGGTCACCCATTCAATCAGATTTCTTAAGGTTCTACCAAGCCTGTCTAATCTCCAAACCACCAAAGTATCTCCCGCTCTGAGCTGCTCCCTTAATTTGTCAAGTCCTGGTCGTTCGGCGCTTTTTCTTGAGCCCCTCCATATTCTGATAAGCTTGCAGATCAAACCAGTAGTATTTGATAAACTTCCATAATATCTCAATCTGATTGAGCTCAGGACAGTAGGGTGGTATGTATTGAAGAAACAATCCTTTCTGCTTCCAATAAGAAATATTTTGTGCTACTTTTTTGCTTGTATGGATAGATGCCCTGTCCAGAACTACTACCGTTTTTTTGGTGATTTGTTCGGCAAAAGCATCCAGACACGCGATGACTATACTGCTGTTGGCAGCACCATCAAACAAGAAGCTTTGACATTGGCATTCTTTGTTTATAGAACCTAGGATGGTGAGGTTTTGGCTTTGGCTAGAAGGTAGTTCGTAGCATGTTTCCTTAGGTTGCCAGGCGTATGGAATGGCAGGTGTTAAATTAACACCTGCCTCATCAAAATAGTATAGATCTAGTTCTCCTTGTTCTTCTAATGCCTTAAGGGGCTTGATTTCCTCTTTAAAGAAGGAAAACAGTATTGCATCTCGCTTACTCTTCAAACTCCTTCGCATGCGCTAATAACGATACCCAGCTGCTTTCAGAATGCGTTTAATCGTCCAGATACTGACTCGCTTACCAAAATGTTCAGCTACTTAAATCACCAAGTGTTTAATCTGTCGAATAGCTTTGTCTACATAGGCTAATAAACTTTTTTTCCTGTGAATCAAAGCTGCTTGGCCTACCAGAATGGGTAGCATCTGATAGACTGGTTAGTTTATTCTTTTCCCAACCAGTAAACCACTGACCAATAGTATCGCGGTTTACCTGACAAATATCAGCGTTAATTTTGAGCTCATACCCTTTATGGCTAAGCAATAGAGCCTGGGCATGTATCCGTTTTCGGTGGTTTACACTATCATGAAGCATCGTTTGAAGTTGCTCTCTTTCTTCTTGGGTTAAAGGAATTATGTAGCGCATGAGCATTTTTTATTATAAGGTAGAAAATACCTGTAAACTTTTGCTCTCCTACTTATCTCTTCAAGGAGTTACTAATTAGGTACAGGTACTTCTTGCTGAAGCATATCACCTTTCAGAAAAGTATTTTCATAAAAAGTCATATATTCCTGAAGATTGTCTAAGTAGTCATCCATGCCCAGAAGCTGTTCATCATAAATGAGGTAAGTCATATCAGGACGACGGTTAGCATAATGATAGGCACGATCTTGCTGATAGAAATAAGCTTTATACGCTGTAGACATCCCTTTGGGCAAACGCGTCTTCTCCCAGGTATCTACCAGTTCGGAAAAAACTTTTTTCCTGCGTTTCAGGCTTTCTTCTACAATCTTTTCAGCCTTTTCCAGATTTTTGTAAGCAGCTTCATGACCTATTCATGTCTTATAAAAGTTGTAAATTAGGTTGAAAAAAAAAGGGAGGTAAACAGATGGAAGAGAGTTGGGGCATGCAAGAGTTTATGGGAAGTGCAGTAGAAGATAAACGCGAGGCAAAGAGTTTGTCACTGATGGCTGATCGTCTTTTAGCTAACCCTGAGCTTTCCTTTAGTAGTGCAGTAGGAGAGAATTTCCGTAAATCAGCCTGGCGGATATTTTCCAAACAGGAAGTAGACGTCAGCTACGGCCACTATAGGCAAACGAGCAAGCGCTGTGCCGACCAGGATGTGGTTTTGGTGAGTCAGGATACAACAGACTTGAATTATGCCAGTCATGTCGCTACTGAAGGTCTGGGCGACTTAGGCGGCAGTCATGTAAATCCAGGGCTTTGCCTGCATACGGCCATGGCTCTGAGTGAGCAGGGAACGGCTTTGGGCCTGGTAGGACAAAAGCTGTGGCCTCCCCAATCCACAGGACGTACAAAGCAGGTGCAGTTTTATCCTTTAGAAGAAAAAGAGAGTTATCGGTGGGTAGAAGCCCTACAGTGGGTGGATCAGCATTTAGCTAAAGCCAAGAAGGTGATCGTAATCTCCGACAGAGAATCTGATTTTTATGAGTACATGACTGCTCGCCGCTCCAAACATGTAGAATTACTCTTCAGGGCACATCATCTCAACCGAAAGGTGCATTATGAGCAAGAAAAGATGCTTCTTAAAGAAGTGGTTTTTCCCAATACTACTAAAGTAGAAGTTTACCTGCCCAGGACCAGCAAGAGAAAAGAGCGTAATGCTAAGCTGCAGGTAAGCTGGGGTAAGATCACATGCCCTGTCCCTACTTATAAAAAAGGAGAAGATATTGACTTATGGGTGGTAGTAGCTCAAGAAACACATACTCCGGCAGGAGAAGAACCGCGCAGCGAACCGCCTCTGCTATGGTATTTACTCACTACCATCAATATAGAAGATCAAGCTGCTGCTTTGCTGATGATAGATTATTACCGGAAACGATGGGTGATTGAACGCTGGCATATGGTGCTGAAGAGTGGTATGCAGATAGAAAAGCTACAGTTTGATACTTTCACACGACTATCTCATGCCATTGCTATGCTCTGTATTGTAGCCTGGCAATTGATCTGGCTTAAGCATCTGGCAGCAGAAAGTGCCCAATTAGCTGCAGAGAAAATATTTGAACCGCTACAAATAGAAGTCTTAGAAAAGCATAGTGGCAGAAAAGAACTCAGTGTACAGCAGGCATTGATCATCATCGCTGCCCTGGCCGGGTTTACGCCTACTAAAAAGCAGCCCTTCCCTGGAGAAAAAACCATGTGGAGAGGGTGGGCCATCTTCTCTCAACTCTGCCATGGATACCTTCTCGCTTCGCAGATAAATTATGAGACAGGATAAGCTTCATGACTCAAGAAATGCTGTTTATGTGCTTCAGTAATGGCCTTTTCTAGCGCTGATAAGTCCAGATAGGTATGAGCAGTGTGTCTAATTAGCTTGGCAATGGTGGCAAATACTTCAAAATCATAAGTATTTTTTATATGCCTCTTTATGTTTTCCTGGCAGATCAATATTGCCCTGTCCATTTTTTCATACATTTCTTTTGACTTTTCTATCCGCTCCGCATATTCCCGATTCCAGTAAGGATCGTACTCAAGGGCATCACCCCGAGGTAAGTCGGGTAAATGTGTTTTGCCCACATTGGCATGATGCCATATCTTCCGCTCAAAACTTTCCATATAATAAAAAGCTCCCTCGTTCAGCAACATAAAAAGTTCATCCACATCCTTTACCGCATCACCGTAATAGTTGAAGAAGAATTTTTCTTTAAACTCTTCCAGTCCCGGATTATCGGCACTCCATGCGTATTCAGCGGAGGTGGCGAAGCTGAGCATCCATACCTGATTGTGCAAACCCGCATCATCCCAGGAAGTGTTGATCATACCATCAAATAGGCCAGAACCAATGTTGGAGGTTAAAAAATTATAGGAGCGCTCCAGACTTCCCATAATTTTTTTATCTCTGTTTTTACGAAAATAATAAGGAAGAAACAGCTGCTCAATGCCAGGATTAGGGTCGTAAGCATATAATGTATACCCCAGCGCTTTTGCCTCTTTGGCATATTGAAAGTCAGGAGTTTCATAATCATAACTTTCAGTAAGAATTACATCCTTTTGAGGAACAACTCCTTTGGCTGGTGAATCACTCATTTTCCAGCCCATAGGTCTCTCCCAAACCATAACTTCACGGCCCGTTTTCTGTAAATACTTGGCTGCTCTATTCACAAAAAGGTGATAAATACCACTGTTACCTATTTCTTTTGCTTTCACCTGGCATTCAGGGCCCATCCCAAGCTCAAAGGTTTCATCAGAACCAATATGAATGTATTGAGAGCCCGGAGTGGCTTCAATAGCGTCTTCCCAGAGATCAAAAAGCAGATCATAGGTGCCATCTTTAAGGGGGCAAATTCCCAATTAGATGCAGGGATTTCTCTCAGGTGAGCATACTGAGGCCATTTAAGTATGAAGCTCACATGACCAAGCCCCTGTACCAGAGGTACGATCTGGACATGATGTTGCTGAGCATATCTGGTAAACTCCTGCATTTCTTCCATGGTAAAGGCTCCGGGAGCGCCAATTTCAGGATGACTTGGATAAGCGAATTTATCTTCCCACTCCCACACCAACATATTGATTTTATATCTTGCCAGGTCCCGAATGAAGCTTTTTACGTATTCCTTTTTGTCCTGATGATGCTTGGTATCATAATGAGCTGCTCTTTGTGGCGTATCCGGCCAGTCTTTGATTTCCATACCTTTTATATAGGGAGCTTCTGAAGCATTTTTTTGAATCAACTGTAGCAAAGTTTGAGCGCCATAAAACAGACCTGCTTCTCCCTGAGCATGAATACTAAGCTGCTGGTCGTTGACAGTTACATGATAACCTTCTTCTCCAATATCCTTAGGCGCACCTTTTCTTGTCAGAATAATGGCATTCGTTTTAGCTGTTGATGTGATATTGGTTTGTTGTTTATACTCTTGATGTAAGGTGTTTGAAAGCTCATGGGCTGCAAACTTATCTTTTTCAGTAGCATTAGGATCTATTACTATATGATTATTGAGTATAAAATCAGCACCTTCTAAATTAACTTCCTGAGGGTAGGGGATCAGATGAATGCCAATCTCTGACAGCGCCGTTGGCTTATCTTGTGCCAGAATGTTTTGTGATAAGATCATAACTAAAAGCAGTACTACGAACCACTGTAGTTGACGGGTGCAAATGAACCTGATCAAGCCAATAAAACTGATAACACTTTTACAGCACTTTGCCATTAGGATTTTTCTCATCTTTTATTTCTGTAAGTAGTTTAGATCTGAATTTTGTGTGGAATTAGGTTGGCCCTAATGTCATTTTAGCTCTTTGATAAATAAGTTCGCAAACTGAAAAGTATTTCCTTCAGCATGATCATCCTGCAAGGCAATAGGCCCTTCATCAGGAATTCCCGGTAGTAATGCATCCTGAATTACCTCTTGATTATTCAGTTCTATACTTACTCTCTTATCCTTCATGGTAATGATAAACCTGTTCCATTCACCTGGGGGGTGGTCTGCTTTGACTTTTGGTACCACAGAGGCTCGCACTTCAGGCGAAAGTTTTTTATCTACCCGATACCCATAGATTTCACCGGAACCAATGTTTCTGATGCCTATGTTGACCTGGCTTTTAGAACTTCCTCTCAAATAAATTCCAGTGTCACCAGCATAAGCTACCGGAGCTTGTTTTTCACTGCCATCTTCTAATGTGGCATTTTCTCCGTTGGGCAGTACTACAGGCAGCATGGTCGTTTCAGGCTCTCTTGTCAAACGAACATCTGCTATAAGCTCAAAATCTTTATACGATTTCCGGGACCAGAGACATTTGTCTTGCTCTTCGCTTTTACCGTCATAATCCAGTTTCCAGTCCTGTGCTGTCCAATGTCCTTGGTGGCCTGGCTTCATTTCCCATTGCGATAAATCCACTCCATTGTAAAGAGATACAAAGCCCTGATCTAGCGTGGCAATTTCGTGTGGCTCAGGATGCGTAGAAGGAAGTTCTTGGATACGTATATTTCGGAAGTGCACCTCAGAACCTTCAGACTCCAGGCATATATAGCCTTTCCTTGGATTGCTTTGAAAACCTCCGGAAACCACTTTTCCATTGACGGCCAGGCTTATGCGGCCATCACGGCTCTCAATACGGTAGTGGTTCCATTCACCAGTTGGCTTTGCACGTTCTTCAGCGGGTAAGGAACGCATCCAGCCCTGGGGATGAGGGCGGTCAGGTTTCATTGTCGCTCCATGAATGGCAAAGACATCCCCATGATTGCCATCCATTACCTGACACTCAATTGCACGGGTAAAGGGTTGACCGGGAGCGGGTAGGGCATCGCTATGAATGAATACGCCTGCATTGCCATCTTCTTCCATATGTCGCCACTCTACCTCAAGGATGAAGTTTTCATACTGCTGTGTGGTTCTTAAAACTCCGCTAGGGATGCCTGAACAGACAATCATTTGGTCTTTCACCCGCCAGGTAGTAGGGGCTCCGTTTACATTGGTCCATCCACTAAGGTCGTGCCCATTGAATAAGTCCTGAAAATCATTTTCCTGATGGCATGAGCACATGAAAATGCTTAGCAGAAAGATGAGAACATATTTTAAATTCATTTTACATTACTTTAGTTTGTCCGGGAATCGGAATGGGATAATTGCCATCCGGGCCGGGTAGCACGGGAGGCTCAGCATCCCATGCGAATCTTTCAGGGAGCAGGCTCAGCTCTGAGTTGATAGCATCCTCCCACTGTATCATTTGGCCTGAATGGGCGGCCATACGTCCCATGATGGTCATCATACTGCTTTTTGCAGCCCATTCCGTATCATTGATAGGGTTTTCTTTGCGGATTGCGGCAAACAGTTCATCATGTTCCTGCTGGTAGGGATTAATTTCTTTTATTCCTCTGGTCCTCCAGAGAGATTTACCCTGCATATCTACTAATCCCTTCTTCATATCACCTGAGCCTTTTGTACCCTGAAAGAATGAACCTCCCTGATTATAGGTCCCGTCAATGGTACGTATCTGGCTATGGAGTTTACTGCCATCCGCATATTCATACTCAATATAAAAGTGATCAAAAATATCTCCTTTGTCGGGTCCTTGATAGGCTGCACGACCTCCTACACCTTGTGCTTTGACAGGATAAGCGCCTTTCACCCAATTGACTACATCGGTATTATGTATCTGCAAGCCTGCCGGTGAGCCTGCCCATAACCAACAGAAATAACGCCAGTTGCGCATCTGATACTCCATCTCCGACTGACCAGCCTGCCGGGGCAACAATGTGACATGCCCTATCATGTAGTAGCAGGTAGACGAAATGATCTCACCAATGGCTCCATCTTTTAGGCGACCTACAAATTCCTGGTAAACGGGATCATAGCGATTCTGTAAGCCAACAACCACACTCAGGTTTTTCTTTTTAGCTTCCTTTCCGGCAGCCAGTATTTTGCGAATACCGGGCGCATCAGAAGCCAGCGGTTTCTCCATAAAAACATGTTTGCCGGCATTGATGGCTTGTTCAAAATGCATGGGACGAAAAGCAGGAGGAGTGGCCAGGAGCACAACATCCGCGAGTGCAATGGCATCTTTGTAGGCATCAAAACCTACAAATTTATGTTCCTCAGGTACTTCTACTTTCTCTTTGACATTTCCTATCTTCTTAAGATTACCGTAAGTCTCATCCAGCCTGTCGCGAAAAGCGTCGGCCATAGCCACCAGTTTTACATTTTCATCGGCACTCAATGCCTGTACTGCAGCACCTGCTCCTCGTTTGCCACAGCCAATAAGGGCTATTTTCAAAGTATCATCACCCGTCGCATAGGCACTGGCTTCTACCGGAAGTTGGTAAAGGACTGCTCCTCCTAAAGCCGCAGAAGAGGCTTTCATAAAATGACGACGGCTGGAAGTATAGTTTTTTGATATATCTTTCATAATTAGATTGCTTTATATATTGGTCATGATTCCATAGCTTCTTTTTTCGTGTAGGATGACTTACATTCCTGGAAACCATTTTTTAGCGTTTTCACGATATATTTTATCTATCACCTGTTTAGGTAATTTTAGCCCTTTAAATTCATTTTCAACTTTAGGAACATTCATGGTTTCATCACTTGTGAAAAACTTCCAATGCCGAAGACGGATCTCATGGGCCTCCTTTTTCAAGTCTTCCGGGCTCATTTCACCATCAGTTTGTATATCTGTACCGTATAGTATTCTATCCTGATATTTGATAAAGAAGTCATGAACTTTTTGCCAGTCCGTTACTGCCTGATACTGAAGGTGAGAAATACGTGCGGCCATATCCACGGCCATATTGGGATATTCATCCAGTCGCTCTGCCAACGCATCTACACTCCATTCCAGGCTGCCGAGGTGAGCTCCTACAAACTTAAGATCGGGATGCTTTTCCAATAGTTTATCCCGGAAGTTGAGCTGATCTTCATAAGAAGGATATTCCGGGTGCAAATACATATGATATTCCGGATGTGTAGCAAAATAGTTTTTATCACCTGCTACAGTCATTTCTTCAACCGGCAACCAGCAGTTTTTAGGTTCACCCAAATGGCCAATTACAGTAATATTGTTTTCCTCCAGAAAATTGAAAATAGCGTCAAAGCGAGAATTATTAATCATGACAAATTCCCCATGCTGATCTTTCAATTCCATGCCTATGTTTTTCCAGACTTTCACAGCGATGGCACCATTAGAAAAAGATTGCTTTAAATAATCAAGAGCGATCTTTTGCCAGTTTTCATCTTCCCAGTTGTTCACTGTAAAGGCAGTAGCATAGTGCAAGTGATCTGGAAAAGCTTTAGCCTGGTGTAACGCATAATGCTGCTGATCCTCTAAAGAGGGATAAGAAGGGACGTCCACATTGATAGTAAGGAGCTTAAAATTATCCTCTGCTGACGAATTAACGAAAGATGAGTCAAAAGTCATGACGTGCACATGTACATCATATTTTGCTATGTTCTGATAGTCATCCATAGAATAATAGGTAGCAGAGGAATCCTCTTTTGGTGAACAATGTTGAAGCGTCATGAGAATGAATATACTTAAGACAATAAAAAAATTAAAGTTTCTCGCTGTTTTCATCAGTTGGATAAAATTATATGCTTACAATTTCCAGTTTCTCTTTGACCAGCGCAGTGACCGCAAGAATAGCCGGTGGAAAAACCTGGCGCAAATCAATTTCCTGAGTATCGCTCAAGTCTGTTTTCAGATGGGTCATAAATGTGTTTTTAATCTCAGTAGCTAAGTTGACCTTACAAACCCCTCTTTTGATGGCCTCCTTTAACTGAGGTGATGGAATCCCGGAACTACCATGCAGTACCAGAGCCGCCTGTGTAACAGCATGTATTTTGCTGAGCCTCTCCATATCAATTTGGGGAGCTTCAGTATAGAACCCATGCGCATTGCCTATTGCAACTGCCAGAGCATCTACTCCGGTCTGTTGGGCAAAATAACAGGCTTCTTCGGGCTCAGTGAAGCCAACTTTCTCTTTTGACTGACCCAGTTTGGCTACATATCCAAGTTCAGCCTCTACATTAGCATCATACTTTTTGGCAAGAGCAACTACTTGTAGTGTGATCGCAATATTTTCTTCCATCGTCTTTTCACTGGCATCGATCATGACAGAGTCAAAACCTGCATTCAGACATTGGGCAATTAATTGGTATGAGTCGGAATGATCCAGATGAAGCCAGCCTTCTACTTTATATTGTTTCAGTGCAGCTCTTGCCATGTTCACCGCTACTGGCAAACTTAAGTAATCAATGGAACTTTTGGTAAGTTGCAGGATGATGGGACACTTCATTGCGGAAGCTGCCTCTACCACACCTTTTAAAGTTTCATAGTTATAGAAATTGGTGGCAAGCAGGGAAGTCCCATTGGCTCGCATTTCTTTGAGTTTATCTTGCAGTCTCATGAGCCTGGTATCCGAATTTTTCTTTTGCAATCCTGGTAAAGTGGTTACGATCAGCGAAGGCTGAAGTACCTCCGACAGCGGTAGTGGAAATAGCGCCAATCAGGTTTCCGTACTCCTGGCAAGTTTCTACATCTGATTTTTGAATAAACTTATGGATGAAACCGGCGTTGAAACTGTCACCGGCACCGATAGCATCCACCACATCTCTGTTCAAGAACGGCTCCTGATAAAGTAGTCGTCCTTTGCTCCAACTGACTGAACCCTTATTTCCTCGTTTGACGACAATGGTATTACTAAATGCTTTTACAGAGTCAATCGCTTCAGTGAATTCATGCTTGCCTGTTAAGTGAAGAAATTCAGTTTCATTGGGTAGAAAAACATCTACAAAAGGAAGAATAGACGAAAGTTTTACATCCCATTTTTCTGAAGGGTCCCATTGGGTATCAAATGAGGTGCTTAGCCCTAAATTTTTAGCTTGTTGAAAAAGCTGTTGAACTTCCTCCTGAATTCCGGATTGTAAGAAGAAAGAAGAAAAGTGTAAATGGCGCGCTTGAGCAAGTTGTTCAGGCTGGATATCTTGTATACCCAAATGGTTCATGGCGCCAGGATGCGTGACCATTGCCCGGTCTTCACCAAAGTTTAGTACCACAGTCGCACCGGTTTGCAGATCTTTACTTTGTTTAATGTGACTGGTATCTACTCCTTTTGAATTCAGACTTTGCAGTATGAACTCACCAAAATGGTCTTTGCCAATTTTTCCTATAAATCCTACATTACTCCCCAGGCTGCTCAGATTACTGGCAAAAATGGCTGAAGAACTCCCTAGGGTTAGGGTCATTTGTTCAGCCAGTACCTCTTTCCCCACTTCGGGTAAGGGATTAATTCTGTTGAAAATCAGATCTACATTAAGTTCACCGACCACTAGCACATCAAACTTTTTCATAGGAGATGAAATTTTTAGAGTTAGTTGATAATCCTAGAATGATATTTTCTTACGGTTGCCATTCTGTTCACTTTTCCAGGCATTTAAATTACGCTTCAGGCGGACCTGCTGAATGATAAGGATAAATCGTGACACCCTGCACTACTCTGGAAATGGCTCCATTCACAGAGGGAGAGTCTGGTTTCAAACCCAGGTGAAGTGATTTGTAAAACCCGATTATCTGGGCAGGTATGACACTGCATACCGCAAGAAACTCTTCTTCAATTTTTTCATTTCCTGAAGATAATTCTATCATCAAATCTGGTTTCAAATCCTTTTGAGGAGATTCAGTCACCCCAATCTGAAACAAACCTTTTTCCCCCTTATTAATAGCTTTTATTAAGTCAACTTCATAGGGATGAACATATTCTCTATTGGAAAATAAATAAACCAGGAGTGTATGTGAGTTGATTACTGCTTGTGGCCCATGACGTAATCCTAAAAAAGAGTCATAGTTACAAATAACCTTGCCATCAGTAAGTTCCTGTAATTTCAGTTGTGACTCTCTGGCTGTTCCAAGTAGTGGACCAGAGCCCAGAAAAATTGCTCTTTGAAAGTCAAGTGTGGCTACTTTTTGTAAAGACGAAGAATACTTAGAAATTATCTTTTCACCATAAATAGCTAGTTGCTCAACTTGGTTTTTTAGTGCTTCTAATCGTTCAATTTGGGAGATTAATAAGCCTGTTAGCAACATTGAAGTAAAGCTTCCTGTCATGGCTAAGCCCAGATCATTTGATTCTGGTGGCAACAAAAAGATAAAGGTATTTTTGTCATATTTATTAGTAGCAAGCTGTCCAGAGGGGTTGCAGGTAATGATAAGGTGATAGACCTTTCTACAACGGGTATTAACTAAATTAACTGCTGCTATACTTTCAGGGCTATTCCCGGAACGGGCAAAAGAAATAAGTAAAGTCGGGTGCTCAGGGCGTAGATAATCTTCTGGATGAGATACTAAATCAGTAGTGGCAATAGCATAAGTTGATTTACCGGTATTTCTCTTAAATGTACCCTGAAGAATATTGCCTATAAAGGCAGAAGTGCCTGCCCCTGCTATGATAATATCCAGTGTTTCATGAGCATATATATTTTTGAGAAATTTGGCAAGACTAGCTTGATGATATGCAACTAATTTCCAGGTTTTGAGCCAGAGTTCCGGTTGGGTAGAGATTTCTTTTGCTGTATGCAGTGCTCCTCTATATTCAAGTTCAGGAAGGTCATACCCCAGGTATTCCTGCATTGTCTCCTGATTATCTTTTAGCTTATAGTTGTTTTCAAAACTCATATTGTTATTTCGTTACGATTCAAATATAAAAACTTAATTATTTGTTTTCAAAACCTTTAATAGTTATTTTAAATGAGTCATTTAAGTTATAAAAGCTTATTAATATACTTTCTTTGCCATTATTGAGCGAAAAGTAGCTATGTTAAGTTTTTTTTGAACCTGAAGGTTTTTCTTACCCTTTTTAATATTATTACACCATTAAAAATAATTTTCTATCTATTGGAAGGGAGTTAATAAATTGAGAATCAATGTCTGAGTTAGATAAAAAAACTACAGTAGAACGTCGGGTAATTATCCTGGATAGGCTAGAGTCAAAAGGTCAAGTAGATGTGAGTTCACTAAGTAAGGAGCTGGGAGTGAGTGAAGTTACTATTCGTAATGATCTAGCACGCTTAGAGGAAAAGAAAATGCTGATCAGGGCACGTGGAGGGGCTATCAGACTAGATCGGGTAGCAGTTGACTTTGATTTATCAGATAAAAATAAACAGCATTACGAAGAGAAAATGCGAATTGGTGTGACGGCAGCCAAACTGGTTGAAGAGGGT
Proteins encoded:
- a CDS encoding SIS domain-containing protein, yielding MSFENNYKLKDNQETMQEYLGYDLPELEYRGALHTAKEISTQPELWLKTWKLVAYHQASLAKFLKNIYAHETLDIIIAGAGTSAFIGNILQGTFKRNTGKSTYAIATTDLVSHPEDYLRPEHPTLLISFARSGNSPESIAAVNLVNTRCRKVYHLIITCNPSGQLATNKYDKNTFIFLLPPESNDLGLAMTGSFTSMLLTGLLISQIERLEALKNQVEQLAIYGEKIISKYSSSLQKVATLDFQRAIFLGSGPLLGTARESQLKLQELTDGKVICNYDSFLGLRHGPQAVINSHTLLVYLFSNREYVHPYEVDLIKAINKGEKGLFQIGVTESPQKDLKPDLMIELSSGNEKIEEEFLAVCSVIPAQIIGFYKSLHLGLKPDSPSVNGAISRVVQGVTIYPYHSAGPPEA
- a CDS encoding amidohydrolase family protein, which produces MTLQHCSPKEDSSATYYSMDDYQNIAKYDVHVHVMTFDSSFVNSSAEDNFKLLTINVDVPSYPSLEDQQHYALHQAKAFPDHLHYATAFTVNNWEDENWQKIALDYLKQSFSNGAIAVKVWKNIGMELKDQHGEFVMINNSRFDAIFNFLEENNITVIGHLGEPKNCWLPVEEMTVAGDKNYFATHPEYHMYLHPEYPSYEDQLNFRDKLLEKHPDLKFVGAHLGSLEWSVDALAERLDEYPNMAVDMAARISHLQYQAVTDWQKVHDFFIKYQDRILYGTDIQTDGEMSPEDLKKEAHEIRLRHWKFFTSDETMNVPKVENEFKGLKLPKQVIDKIYRENAKKWFPGM
- a CDS encoding Gfo/Idh/MocA family protein; its protein translation is MKDISKNYTSSRRHFMKASSAALGGAVLYQLPVEASAYATGDDTLKIALIGCGKRGAGAAVQALSADENVKLVAMADAFRDRLDETYGNLKKIGNVKEKVEVPEEHKFVGFDAYKDAIALADVVLLATPPAFRPMHFEQAINAGKHVFMEKPLASDAPGIRKILAAGKEAKKKNLSVVVGLQNRYDPVYQEFVGRLKDGAIGEIISSTCYYMIGHVTLLPRQAGQSEMEYQMRNWRYFCWLWAGSPAGLQIHNTDVVNWVKGAYPVKAQGVGGRAAYQGPDKGDIFDHFYIEYEYADGSKLHSQIRTIDGTYNQGGSFFQGTKGSGDMKKGLVDMQGKSLWRTRGIKEINPYQQEHDELFAAIRKENPINDTEWAAKSSMMTIMGRMAAHSGQMIQWEDAINSELSLLPERFAWDAEPPVLPGPDGNYPIPIPGQTKVM
- a CDS encoding carbohydrate kinase family protein, whose protein sequence is MKKFDVLVVGELNVDLIFNRINPLPEVGKEVLAEQMTLTLGSSSAIFASNLSSLGSNVGFIGKIGKDHFGEFILQSLNSKGVDTSHIKQSKDLQTGATVVLNFGEDRAMVTHPGAMNHLGIQDIQPEQLAQARHLHFSSFFLQSGIQEEVQQLFQQAKNLGLSTSFDTQWDPSEKWDVKLSSILPFVDVFLPNETEFLHLTGKHEFTEAIDSVKAFSNTIVVKRGNKGSVSWSKGRLLYQEPFLNRDVVDAIGAGDSFNAGFIHKFIQKSDVETCQEYGNLIGAISTTAVGGTSAFADRNHFTRIAKEKFGYQAHETAR
- a CDS encoding class II fructose-bisphosphate aldolase, whose product is MRLQDKLKEMRANGTSLLATNFYNYETLKGVVEAASAMKCPIILQLTKSSIDYLSLPVAVNMARAALKQYKVEGWLHLDHSDSYQLIAQCLNAGFDSVMIDASEKTMEENIAITLQVVALAKKYDANVEAELGYVAKLGQSKEKVGFTEPEEACYFAQQTGVDALAVAIGNAHGFYTEAPQIDMERLSKIHAVTQAALVLHGSSGIPSPQLKEAIKRGVCKVNLATEIKNTFMTHLKTDLSDTQEIDLRQVFPPAILAVTALVKEKLEIVSI